A section of the Eriocheir sinensis breed Jianghai 21 chromosome 40, ASM2467909v1, whole genome shotgun sequence genome encodes:
- the LOC127009212 gene encoding dual specificity protein phosphatase CDC14A-like isoform X1, with product MEDSSEVLVCAAEYMKDRLYFVTLRTSGRPRSTANTHYFSIDDELVYENFYADFGPLNLAMLCRYCHKLNKKLKSLSLAKKKIVHYTTLDQQKRANAAFLIASYSIIYLKKTPEEAYKPLIGGNSPPFCPFRDAAYGMSTYHLTLLDCLQAIDKAYKLGFFNFEDFDVDEYEYYEKVQNGDFNWIMPGKFLAFCGPHSESRVKNGYTLHSPETYFSYFRKHNVTSVVRLNKKIYDAARFKNAGFEHYDMYFIDGSCPSDEIMREFLKVCENTEGAISVHCKAGLGRTGSLIGCYMMKHFRFTAAEVIAWLRICRPGSIIGGQQQWLTSKQSSLWLEGDIFRGRNKNQNLNKKFQYGIYSIAYRDHVANLRNNRNKNNCNNQNQKKQVVSTSSDEEIEREENVQRVLSGVDTLKLDDHIAHTDNHEKYIEDVANSNANTKDSETRIINGLTQGDRLNQLKASRAHSRSATTGRVHLEDKAHVRTKSTPLGSGSGGGGSGREAVLSPLKAGKVSTLTSAHRDTSRRPIRTTTTATTKRHAWLLGSVYRGSGHRGSKARGVLHSPGSTHNSVSSVGASQGPDSHSLSQNLPRKSHLTSSSTTTSNPLTKTTVHGSFSSSKVSLASASSCLSSSYAGDNQYHRPSNTTCTRLSTNTVDNGNVGEHPQIENNNFEQHEQDNGGLGLRGDDSCRNQSSGAANRSRLPSSSSSSAIHSKLPVYRVVKGITNTETPPRSPAAPRKLPSSDDYQYCPPPQKARLTGKLQKQSQYHQNHHHQLPLTPTPPLSPTATAKLLTRNIEALPSASLVPPRTPPPTPTHPASRKLPQPTPVMIKNRMPLQMTQVTKRIKSCPALPLPREKVLHQSSGTLPRVPKVLPNLGHLRLCQRVGLEGRGKCLDQLPQS from the exons tCGCTGTCCCTTGCCAAGAAGAAAATTGTCCACTACACGACACTCGACCAGCAGAAGAGGGCCAACGCAGCCTTCCTCATTGCCTCATATTCG ATTATCTACCTGAAGAAGACTCCTGAGGAAGCTTACAAGCCCTTGATTGGTGGGAACAGTCCACCATTTTGCCCCTTCCGAGATGCAGCTTATGGCATGTCAACATACCATCTCACATTACTGGACTGTCTTCAGGCCATTGACAAAGCTTACAAGCTTGGCTTCTTCAATTTTGAAGACTTTGATGTAGACGAGTACGAATATTATGAG AAAGTACAGAATGGTGACTTCAACTGGATTATGCCAGGTAAGTTCTTAGCTTTCTGTGGACCCCACTCAGAAAGTAGAGTGAAGAATGGCTACACACTCCACTCACCGGAGACGTACTTCAGTTACTTCCGCAAGCACAACGTGACAAGTGTTGTTCGACTCAACAAGAAGATCTACGATGCTGCTCGTTTCAAGAATGCCGGCTTTGAGCATTATGACATGTACTTCATAGATGGCTCTTGCCCCTCAGATGAAATCATGAGAGAATTCTTGAAAGTTTGTGAAAACACAGAGGGAGCCATTTCTGTACACTGTAAAG CTGGCCTGGGTCGTACTGGCTCCCTCATTGGGTGCTACATGATGAAACATTTTCGCTTCACTGCGGCGGAGGTCATTGCCTGGCTGCGCATCTGTCGGCCAGGTTCTATCATAGGGGGCCAGCAGCAGTGGCTTACCTC AAAACAGTCATCACTATGGCTGGAGGGAGACATTTTCCGAGGACGGAACAAGAACCAAAACCTGAATAAGAAGTTTCAGTATGGGATTTACAGCATTGCTTACCGTGACCATGTGGCAAATCTTCGTAACAACCGGAACAAAAACAACTGCAATAACCAGAATCAAAAGAAACAG GTTGTATCCACGTCATCTGATGAAGAAATTGAGCGTGAGGAGAATGTTCAGAGGGTGCTGAGTGGAGTAGACACTCTGAAGCTGGATGATCACATTGCCCACACAGACAATCATGAAAAGTATATTgag GATGTTGCTAATAGCAATGCTAACACCAAAGATTCCGAGACACGGATCATAAATGGCCTTACTCAGGGAGACAGATTAAACCAGCTGAAGGCCTCCCGGGCCCACTCCAGATCTGCCACCACTGGGCGTGTCCA CCTTGAAGATAAAGCCCACGTGCGTACAAAGTCCACGCCTTTgggcagtggcagtggtggtggtggtagtgggcggGAGGCAGTGTTGTCACCACTGAAGGCTGGCAAAGTGTCCACCCTCACCTCAGCCCACCGGGACACATCACGTAGGCCCATaagaaccaccaccacagccacaactAAGAG ACATGCATGGCTGTTAGGATCAGTGTACCGGGGATCTGGCCATCGAGGGAGCAAGGCACGTGGGGTTCTTCATTCCCCAGGGTCCACACACAACTCAGTGTCTTCAGTGGGGGCCAGTCAAGGCCCTGACAGTCACTCTTTGTCTCAAAACCTGCCAAGAAAAAGTCACTTAACCTCTTCCTCAACAACAACTTCAAACCCTCTTACAAAAACGACAGTACATGGCTCTTTTTCATCATCAAAAGTGTCTCTAGCCTCTgcttcttcctgcctttcttcctcttatgcagGTGACAATCAGTATCACAGACCCAGCAACACCACTTGTACAAGACTCTCAACAAATACTGTGGACAATGGCAATGTAGGGGAACATCCTCAGATAGAAAATAACAATTTTGAACAACACGAACAAGACAATGGCGGGTTAGGCCTCAGAGGAGATGACAGCTGTAGGAATCAAAGTTCTGGGGCTGCCAACCGCTCCCGACTCccttcttcatcgtcatcatctgccATACACAGCAAACTTCCAGTCTATCGCGTAGTAAAGGGAATAACAAATA CCGAaacaccaccacgatcaccagcCGCTCCACGAAAGCTGCCCTCGTCAGATGACTACCAATACTGCCCACCACCACAAAAAGCAAGATTAACAGGAAAACTACAGAAGCAATCACAGTATCATCAGAATCATCATCACCAACTTCCCCTGACACCAACACCTCCATTATCACCAACAGCCACAGCAAAACTTCTGACAAGAAATATCGAAGCACTGCCATCAGCAAGCTTGGTTCCGCCGAGGACTCCACCTCCCACTCCGACACACCCTGCAAGCCGCAAGCTTCCACAACCAACTCCAGTCATGATAAAAAACAGGATGCCTCTGCAGATGACTCAAGTGACGAAGAGGATAAAGTCTTGTCCAGCTCTTCCACTCCCGAGGGAAAAAGTTCTTCATCAGAGCTCAGGCACACTGCCAAGAGTACCAAAGGTACTACCAAATCTTGGTCACCTGCGTCTGTGTCAGAGAGTAGGcctagaagggaggggaaagtgtcTAGATCAGCTCCCCCAGAGTTGA
- the LOC127009212 gene encoding dual specificity protein phosphatase CDC14A-like isoform X2, giving the protein MEDSSEVLVCAAEYMKDRLYFVTLRTSGRPRSTANTHYFSIDDELVYENFYADFGPLNLAMLCRYCHKLNKKLKSLSLAKKKIVHYTTLDQQKRANAAFLIASYSIIYLKKTPEEAYKPLIGGNSPPFCPFRDAAYGMSTYHLTLLDCLQAIDKAYKLGFFNFEDFDVDEYEYYEKVQNGDFNWIMPGKFLAFCGPHSESRVKNGYTLHSPETYFSYFRKHNVTSVVRLNKKIYDAARFKNAGFEHYDMYFIDGSCPSDEIMREFLKVCENTEGAISVHCKAGLGRTGSLIGCYMMKHFRFTAAEVIAWLRICRPGSIIGGQQQWLTSKQSSLWLEGDIFRGRNKNQNLNKKFQYGIYSIAYRDHVANLRNNRNKNNCNNQNQKKQVVSTSSDEEIEREENVQRVLSGVDTLKLDDHIAHTDNHEKYIEDVANSNANTKDSETRIINGLTQGDRLNQLKASRAHSRSATTGRVHLEDKAHVRTKSTPLGSGSGGGGSGREAVLSPLKAGKVSTLTSAHRDTSRRPIRTTTTATTKRHAWLLGSVYRGSGHRGSKARGVLHSPGSTHNSVSSVGASQGPDSHSLSQNLPRKSHLTSSSTTTSNPLTKTTVHGSFSSSKVSLASASSCLSSSYAGDNQYHRPSNTTCTRLSTNTVDNGNVGEHPQIENNNFEQHEQDNGGLGLRGDDSCRNQSSGAANRSRLPSSSSSSAIHSKLPVYRVVKGITNSNQLFHYRFSPVRNTTTITSRSTKAALVR; this is encoded by the exons tCGCTGTCCCTTGCCAAGAAGAAAATTGTCCACTACACGACACTCGACCAGCAGAAGAGGGCCAACGCAGCCTTCCTCATTGCCTCATATTCG ATTATCTACCTGAAGAAGACTCCTGAGGAAGCTTACAAGCCCTTGATTGGTGGGAACAGTCCACCATTTTGCCCCTTCCGAGATGCAGCTTATGGCATGTCAACATACCATCTCACATTACTGGACTGTCTTCAGGCCATTGACAAAGCTTACAAGCTTGGCTTCTTCAATTTTGAAGACTTTGATGTAGACGAGTACGAATATTATGAG AAAGTACAGAATGGTGACTTCAACTGGATTATGCCAGGTAAGTTCTTAGCTTTCTGTGGACCCCACTCAGAAAGTAGAGTGAAGAATGGCTACACACTCCACTCACCGGAGACGTACTTCAGTTACTTCCGCAAGCACAACGTGACAAGTGTTGTTCGACTCAACAAGAAGATCTACGATGCTGCTCGTTTCAAGAATGCCGGCTTTGAGCATTATGACATGTACTTCATAGATGGCTCTTGCCCCTCAGATGAAATCATGAGAGAATTCTTGAAAGTTTGTGAAAACACAGAGGGAGCCATTTCTGTACACTGTAAAG CTGGCCTGGGTCGTACTGGCTCCCTCATTGGGTGCTACATGATGAAACATTTTCGCTTCACTGCGGCGGAGGTCATTGCCTGGCTGCGCATCTGTCGGCCAGGTTCTATCATAGGGGGCCAGCAGCAGTGGCTTACCTC AAAACAGTCATCACTATGGCTGGAGGGAGACATTTTCCGAGGACGGAACAAGAACCAAAACCTGAATAAGAAGTTTCAGTATGGGATTTACAGCATTGCTTACCGTGACCATGTGGCAAATCTTCGTAACAACCGGAACAAAAACAACTGCAATAACCAGAATCAAAAGAAACAG GTTGTATCCACGTCATCTGATGAAGAAATTGAGCGTGAGGAGAATGTTCAGAGGGTGCTGAGTGGAGTAGACACTCTGAAGCTGGATGATCACATTGCCCACACAGACAATCATGAAAAGTATATTgag GATGTTGCTAATAGCAATGCTAACACCAAAGATTCCGAGACACGGATCATAAATGGCCTTACTCAGGGAGACAGATTAAACCAGCTGAAGGCCTCCCGGGCCCACTCCAGATCTGCCACCACTGGGCGTGTCCA CCTTGAAGATAAAGCCCACGTGCGTACAAAGTCCACGCCTTTgggcagtggcagtggtggtggtggtagtgggcggGAGGCAGTGTTGTCACCACTGAAGGCTGGCAAAGTGTCCACCCTCACCTCAGCCCACCGGGACACATCACGTAGGCCCATaagaaccaccaccacagccacaactAAGAG ACATGCATGGCTGTTAGGATCAGTGTACCGGGGATCTGGCCATCGAGGGAGCAAGGCACGTGGGGTTCTTCATTCCCCAGGGTCCACACACAACTCAGTGTCTTCAGTGGGGGCCAGTCAAGGCCCTGACAGTCACTCTTTGTCTCAAAACCTGCCAAGAAAAAGTCACTTAACCTCTTCCTCAACAACAACTTCAAACCCTCTTACAAAAACGACAGTACATGGCTCTTTTTCATCATCAAAAGTGTCTCTAGCCTCTgcttcttcctgcctttcttcctcttatgcagGTGACAATCAGTATCACAGACCCAGCAACACCACTTGTACAAGACTCTCAACAAATACTGTGGACAATGGCAATGTAGGGGAACATCCTCAGATAGAAAATAACAATTTTGAACAACACGAACAAGACAATGGCGGGTTAGGCCTCAGAGGAGATGACAGCTGTAGGAATCAAAGTTCTGGGGCTGCCAACCGCTCCCGACTCccttcttcatcgtcatcatctgccATACACAGCAAACTTCCAGTCTATCGCGTAGTAAAGGGAATAACAAATAGTAATCAACTTTTTCACTACCGTTTCTCTCCTGT CCGAaacaccaccacgatcaccagcCGCTCCACGAAAGCTGCCCTCGTCAGATGA
- the LOC127009213 gene encoding uncharacterized protein LOC127009213 isoform X2, with translation MAARALLAFLLAEQEDADDRARAAIRRFRRSTKTSSRSQKSSTEPEADAACSKPVKAEPPPTKRHKTGVRCAGDYLRKGGMAAFYNLSDFHTHFGMTRTQVECHSCLADCDRGPQASFGRFFLVRWYSHKTGENLNQLCLSLWLQYKCGQMWLKEVITLF, from the exons ATGGCGGCACGCGCGCTGCTCGCCTTCCTCTTGGCCGAACAGGAGGACGCCGATGACAGAGCACGAGCTGCCATACGTCGCTTCAGACGGTCCACCAAGACAAGTTCAAG GTCCCAGAAATCATCAACAGAACCTGAGGCAGATGCTGCATGTTCCAAACCTGTAAAGGCAGAGCCACCACCCACTAAAAGACACAAAAC AGGAGTAAGATGTGCTGGAGACTACCTCCGGAAAGGTGGCATGGCGGCCTTCTACAACCTCAGTGACTTCCACACCCACTTTGGTATGACACGCACCCAAGTAGAG TGCCACTCATGCCTTGCTGACTGTGACCGTGGCCCCCAAGCATCCTTTGGCAGGTTCTTTCTAGTCAGGTGGTACTCTCACAAGACAGGAGAGAACTTAAACCAACTGTGTTTATCTCTGTGGCTCCAATATAAATGTGGTCAAATGTGGCTCAAGGAGGTAATCACATTATTCTGA
- the LOC127009213 gene encoding uncharacterized protein LOC127009213 isoform X3: protein MAARALLAFLLAEQEDADDRARAAIRRFRRSTKTSSRSQKSSTEPEADAACSKPVKAEPPPTKRHKTGVRCAGDYLRKGGMAAFYNLSDFHTHFGMTRTQVEDLLNQLQPHYPYERGSKLPLENVVLASLWVLSSQESYRVIAERFQTGIVPRRQQGI, encoded by the exons ATGGCGGCACGCGCGCTGCTCGCCTTCCTCTTGGCCGAACAGGAGGACGCCGATGACAGAGCACGAGCTGCCATACGTCGCTTCAGACGGTCCACCAAGACAAGTTCAAG GTCCCAGAAATCATCAACAGAACCTGAGGCAGATGCTGCATGTTCCAAACCTGTAAAGGCAGAGCCACCACCCACTAAAAGACACAAAAC AGGAGTAAGATGTGCTGGAGACTACCTCCGGAAAGGTGGCATGGCGGCCTTCTACAACCTCAGTGACTTCCACACCCACTTTGGTATGACACGCACCCAAGTAGAG GACCTTCTCAATCAACTTCAACCTCACTATCCATATGAAAGAGGATCCAAGTTGCCTTTAGAAAATGTTGTGTTAGCAAGCCTGTGGGTGTTGTCCAGCCAAGAGTCTTATAGAGTTATTGCAGAAAGGTTTCAGACGG GCATTGTTCCCAGGAGGCAGCAAGGAATATAA
- the LOC127009213 gene encoding uncharacterized protein LOC127009213 isoform X1: protein MAARALLAFLLAEQEDADDRARAAIRRFRRSTKTSSRSQKSSTEPEADAACSKPVKAEPPPTKRHKTGVRCAGDYLRKGGMAAFYNLSDFHTHFGMTRTQVEDLLNQLQPHYPYERGSKLPLENVVLASLWVLSSQESYRVIAERFQTGKSVICASLHTFCNLVSGNLENHIRWPVVTAVKGTVRGFEELGFPGTLGAMGAFHITISKPKDVEEPNEYMKETGVYYTTLLAVCNNKYKFTYVNVGHPGAFDNAEVFRRCELYKAFQEDPHSLLPNNFHIGNKSYSYHILADGRFPLSEYVMTPYKDDHHLNAKEQEYNKRQLSAVCSISKAIGVLKARFTRLKSLPMQHLAQCSVAIKACCILHNICVHTSDVDIYGANDMTNEMTTCTPIGFESNVTGENKRKAIADSFS from the exons ATGGCGGCACGCGCGCTGCTCGCCTTCCTCTTGGCCGAACAGGAGGACGCCGATGACAGAGCACGAGCTGCCATACGTCGCTTCAGACGGTCCACCAAGACAAGTTCAAG GTCCCAGAAATCATCAACAGAACCTGAGGCAGATGCTGCATGTTCCAAACCTGTAAAGGCAGAGCCACCACCCACTAAAAGACACAAAAC AGGAGTAAGATGTGCTGGAGACTACCTCCGGAAAGGTGGCATGGCGGCCTTCTACAACCTCAGTGACTTCCACACCCACTTTGGTATGACACGCACCCAAGTAGAG GACCTTCTCAATCAACTTCAACCTCACTATCCATATGAAAGAGGATCCAAGTTGCCTTTAGAAAATGTTGTGTTAGCAAGCCTGTGGGTGTTGTCCAGCCAAGAGTCTTATAGAGTTATTGCAGAAAGGTTTCAGACGGGTAAGTCTGTTATTTGTGCATCATTGCACACTTTCTGTAATCTTGTGTCTGGTAACCTTGAAAATCACATCAGATGGCCTGTTGTTACTGCAGTAAAAGGAACCGTACGAGGCTTTGAAGAATTAGGTTTTCCAGGAACTCTAGGAGCCATGGGTGCTTTTCACATAACTATAAGCAAGCCCAAAGATGTTGAGGAACCaaatgaatatatgaaggaaaCTGGAGTTTATTACACCACTCTGCTTGCAGTTTGTAACAATAAGTACAAATTCACTTATGTTAATGTTGGACACCCTGGAGCCTTTGATAATGCAGAGGTGTTCAGGAGATGTGAGCTGTATAAGGCCTTTCAGGAGGatcctcattcccttctccctaACAATTTTCACATAGGAAATAAATCATACTCTTACCATATACTTGCTGATGGTAGATTTCCTCTGTCGGAGTATGTGATGACCCCATATAAGGATGACCACCATTTGAATGCAAAAGAACAGGAGTACAACAAAAGACAGTTGTCAGCTGTGTGTTCAATATCCAAAGCTATAGGTGTGCTAAAGGCCAGGTTTACTCGTTTGAAATCACTTCCAATGCAGCATCTTGCACAGTGTAGCGTTGCTATCAAAGCTTGCTGTATTCTTCATAATATTTGTGTTCATACAAGTGACGTAGACATTTACGGTGCAAATGACATGACTAATGAAATGACTACTTGCACTCCTATTGGTTTTGAGTCTAATGTAACAGGAGAAAATAAACGCAAAGCTATTGCTGATTCTTTCTCATGA
- the LOC127009216 gene encoding dnaJ homolog subfamily C member 22-like, producing MDYWGDGDCRGESVKKDVNPVGYIAGGDLDFRKRPRPRPVKKSGKSLCLAYFLWLVGGWCSLHLLYLRRDRHAVVWFTMFFAFCGFGLLRDFVRIPEYVQDINEDQSYINKLTSKMKKYKKPPFSLARFVCQILVGNSWSYLLASAVPVEPIFGITIRPLIHLAPIGAAIAVWNIGNIGREQGGLKWALIGAMALIPASFMNPNFSNFSSVLSAILFTWKGKEWRRTPYPNTSLCKRMAALFGAGLIFTSLWASQLYFNATLTDKNGEKIKLRDAAKNFLNSPMFLEFKRNVGELYNNIWEYGWSTAWINFVELLDPQGEMHALKVLGLEKGASQETIKATYKVLAREWHPDKHREGKDEAQARFVEIQAAYEKLSAIKNQRKLRNNLKAER from the exons ATGGATTACTGGGGAGACGGAGACTGCCGCGGAGAGAGTGTCAAGAAAGATGTCAATCCGGTGGGCTACATTGCCGGCGGGGACTTGGACTTCAGGAAAAGGCCAAGGCCAAG ACCAGTGAAGAAGTCAGGGAAGAGCCTCTGCCTTGCTTATTTCCTGTGGTTGGTGGGAGGATGGTGCAGCCTCCACCTGCTGTACCTGAGGCGAGACCGTCAT GCAGTGGTTTGGTTCACAATGTTTTTTGCCTTTTGTGGATTTGGACTGTTGCGAGACTTTGTCCGCATCCCAGAATACGTTCAAGACATTAATGAAGATCAATCATACATTAACAAGTTAACATCAAAGATGAAAAAGTACAAAAAG CCACCCTTCAGCTTAGCAAGGTTTGTCTGTCAAATCTTGGTGGGGAACTCTTGGAGCTACCTATTAGCAAGTGCTGTGCCTGTGGAGCCAATATTTGGCATCACCATCAGGCCACTCATCCACTTGGCTCCTATAGGAGCAGCTATAG cTGTGTGGAACATTGGAAATATTGGAAGGGAGCAAGGGGGTTTAAAATGGGCCCTCATTGGTGCCATGGCCCTCATTCCTGCCTCCTTCATGAACCCAAACTTTTCCAACTTTAGTTCAGTTCTCTCTGCCATCCTCTTCacctggaaaggaaaagaatggcgaAGAACACCGTACCCAAACACTTCTCTATGCAA ACGTATGGCAGCTCTATTTGGGGCTGGGCTTATCTTCACAAGTCTGTGGGCTTCTCAACTGTACTTCAATGCCACATTGACagacaaaaatggagaaaaaatcaaGCTGAGAGATGCTGCTAAAAACTTTTTGAACTCTCCAATGTTCCTTGAGTTCAAGAGAAATGTGGGAGAGCTGTACAACAACATATGGGAATATGGCTGGAGCACTGCATGGATCAACTTCGTTGAACTTCTTGATCCGCAAGGGGAAATGCATGCCTTGAAG GTGTTGGGCTTGGAGAAAGGAGCCAGTCAAGAGACCATCAAAGCTACTTACAAAGTACTCGCCCGGGAGTGGCATCCAGATAA gcacagagaaggaaaagatgaagctcAAGCCAGGTTTGTGGAAATCCAGGCTGCCTACGAGAAGTTGTCGGCCATTAAGAACCAACGAAAGTTAAGAAACAATCTGAAAGCTGAGAGGTAA